One part of the Polycyclovorans algicola TG408 genome encodes these proteins:
- a CDS encoding FAD-dependent oxidoreductase, whose product MAKNHLQFLEVSRQDPKKAAVEVRMHDWREIYAEFPAEQAASQAGRCLDCGNPYCEWKCPVHNYIPNWLKMVEEGNLFAAAELSHKTNSLPEICGRVCPQDRLCEGACTLNDGFGAVAIGSIEKYISDEAFKQGWRPDMSAVELTGKKVAIIGAGPAGLGCADILARNGVQAVVYDRHAEIGGLLTFGIPPFKLEKEVVKTRRGIQEYMGIQFRLNTEIGKDVTLDQLLAEYDAVFLGMGTYTAMTGDFPGEDLPGVVSALPYLISNINRVMGIEKDAADFIDMAGQRVVVLGGGDTAMDCNRTAIRQQAANVSCVYRRDEANMPGSKREVANAKEEGVKFLFNRQPVAIVGNGKVEGVKVVETRLSAPDGRGRRRPEVVEGSEQIIPADRVVIAFGFRPSPAEWLEPHGVSLHEDGRVRVHKHAETKHKFQTANPKIFAGGDMVRGSDLVVTAVFEGREAAEAILETLGL is encoded by the coding sequence ATGGCAAAGAATCATCTTCAGTTTCTCGAAGTCTCCCGGCAAGACCCCAAAAAGGCGGCGGTGGAAGTGCGTATGCACGACTGGCGCGAGATCTACGCAGAATTTCCCGCCGAGCAGGCGGCCTCCCAGGCCGGCCGCTGCCTCGACTGTGGCAACCCGTATTGCGAGTGGAAGTGCCCGGTGCACAACTACATTCCCAACTGGTTGAAGATGGTTGAGGAAGGCAATCTGTTTGCCGCCGCCGAACTCAGCCACAAGACCAACTCGCTGCCGGAGATCTGCGGCCGCGTCTGCCCCCAGGACCGACTCTGCGAAGGCGCCTGCACGCTCAATGACGGCTTTGGTGCGGTCGCCATCGGCAGCATCGAAAAGTACATTTCGGACGAAGCCTTCAAGCAGGGCTGGCGCCCGGACATGAGCGCGGTCGAACTCACCGGCAAGAAGGTGGCCATCATCGGCGCCGGTCCGGCCGGGCTCGGCTGTGCCGACATTCTGGCGCGCAACGGCGTGCAGGCGGTGGTTTACGACCGCCACGCCGAAATCGGCGGCCTGCTGACCTTCGGTATTCCGCCGTTCAAGCTGGAAAAAGAAGTCGTCAAAACCCGTCGCGGCATCCAGGAATACATGGGCATCCAGTTTCGGCTGAACACCGAAATCGGCAAAGACGTGACCCTGGACCAACTGCTCGCCGAATACGACGCCGTGTTCCTCGGCATGGGCACTTACACCGCCATGACCGGCGACTTCCCCGGTGAAGATCTGCCGGGCGTGGTCTCGGCGCTGCCCTACCTGATCTCCAACATCAACCGCGTCATGGGCATCGAAAAAGATGCCGCCGACTTCATCGACATGGCCGGTCAGCGTGTTGTGGTGTTGGGCGGTGGCGACACCGCCATGGACTGCAACCGCACCGCCATTCGCCAACAGGCGGCCAACGTCTCCTGCGTTTACCGGCGTGACGAAGCCAACATGCCCGGCTCCAAGCGCGAAGTGGCCAACGCCAAGGAAGAAGGCGTGAAGTTCCTCTTCAACCGCCAGCCGGTGGCCATTGTCGGCAACGGCAAGGTCGAAGGCGTGAAGGTGGTTGAAACCCGCCTCAGCGCCCCCGACGGCCGCGGTCGCCGTCGTCCCGAAGTGGTCGAAGGCTCTGAACAGATCATCCCAGCCGACCGCGTGGTGATTGCCTTCGGCTTTCGCCCCAGCCCGGCCGAATGGTTGGAGCCCCACGGTGTCTCGCTGCACGAAGACGGCCGTGTGCGCGTGCACAAACACGCCGAGACGAAGCACAAGTTCCAGACCGCCAACCCGAAAATCTTTGCCGGCGGCGACATGGTGCGTGGCTCCGACCTGGTGGTCACCGCCGTGTTCGAAGGGCGCGAAGCAGCCGAGGCCATTCTGGAAACCTTGGGGCTCTGA
- the gltB gene encoding glutamate synthase large subunit codes for MVNPIGLYRPDFERDSCGFGLIAQMDGQSSHALVQRAITALERMTHRGAIAADGKTGDGCGLLMKTPERFLRRVAQEADIVLGAQRFAAGNVFLSQDEARAEHAREVMAEACRAQGLTLAGWRELPTDDSALGDEARRQAPIFEQVFVLAPSNMHKLVFELKLFKARRAAEKRLEADGDDEFYVASLSCRVLVYKGLVMPEYLPVFFQDLKAPDLETAICVFHQRFSTNTLPKWRLCHPFRFLAHNGEINTIAGNRQWAQARASKFECKDLPDIREISPLVNPKGSDSQSLDNMLEVLLAGGMDLFAAMRALIPPAWQNVENLAPDVRAFFEYNSLQMEPWDGPAGVVLTDGRYAACTTDRNGLRPARYVITRDRTIVLASEMGVSDYDAEDVVEKGRLRPGQMLAVDTDSGTLLRPDDIDRLLAARHPYKQWLKKHLRRLEASLNDDPDSLDRLQPADIAVYQKMFALTNEERIDVLRVLAESGQESIGSMGDDTPFAVLSAQIRSPYDYFRQQFAQVTNPAIDPLREQIVMSLECSLGSESSMFEETPERAARLMVDSPVLSEAKFRSLLVDPVYRHEVIDLQYDPAVGLEAAIRAVCDTAVAAVRERGVVILVLSDRRVEKGLLPIHALLATGAVHSRLIVEGLRCESNLAIETATARDPHQFACLIGYGASVIYPYLAYASLYDMRAKGELSTAKDDGALTQAYRKGINKGLYKIISKMGISTISSYRGAQLFETVGLHDEVVALCFEGTVNRIQGARFSDLEADQAHLAKAAWNPRKTPDQGGLMKFVFDGEYHAYNPDVIRTLHEAVQSGDYADYEKYASLVNHRPVTAVRDLFKLKLLDAPLPVDEIEPIDAILKRFDSAGMSLGALSPEAHEALATAMNRLGGRSNSGEGGEDPARYGTEKNSKIKQVASGRFGVTPAYLSSAEVLQIKVAQGAKPGEGGQLPGDKVNEQIAKLRYAKPGVALISPPPHHDIYSIEDLAQLIYDLKQVNPSALVSVKLVSGPGVGTIAAGVAKAYADLITISGYDGGTGASPLTSVKYAGTPWELGLSETHQTLRMNGLREKVRVQTDGGLKTGVDVVKAAILGAESFGFGTAPMVALGCKYLRICHLNNCATGVATQNKVLRLKHFIGLPEMVMNYFKFVAEETRQLLAQLGVRSLAELIGRTDLLDLLEGETDKQRSLDLRPILDGAGMILPSKHFCTSPNPPFDKGELAEQMVKDCLPTIEAKAGGQFTYAVTNRDRSIGARLSGEIAKRHGNLGMNDAPITLKLSGTAGQSFGVWNAGGLNMELEGEANDYVGKGMAGGRIVIKPPRGSRFVTRQAAIIGNTCLYGATGGTLYAAGTAGERFGVRNSGCTAVVEGLGDHGCEYMTGGVVAVLGEVGVNFGAGMTGGFAYILDESRGFVDRYNHELIDIHRVVSEAMEGHQHYLRLLIRDYVAATGSDWGQHILDDFRDFVGRFWLVKPKAAEINSLIHAVKAAA; via the coding sequence ATGGTGAATCCTATCGGTCTGTACCGCCCCGACTTCGAGCGCGATAGCTGTGGTTTTGGCCTGATTGCCCAAATGGACGGGCAATCGAGTCACGCGCTGGTGCAGCGCGCAATCACCGCGCTCGAGCGCATGACCCACCGCGGCGCCATTGCGGCCGACGGCAAAACCGGCGACGGCTGTGGCTTGCTGATGAAAACGCCCGAGCGTTTTTTGCGCCGCGTCGCCCAGGAAGCCGACATCGTGCTCGGTGCCCAGCGCTTTGCTGCGGGCAACGTGTTTTTGTCACAGGACGAGGCGCGCGCCGAGCATGCCCGTGAAGTGATGGCCGAGGCCTGCCGCGCACAGGGCCTGACCTTGGCCGGTTGGCGCGAATTGCCGACCGATGACAGCGCGTTGGGCGACGAAGCCCGCCGGCAGGCGCCGATATTCGAGCAGGTGTTCGTGCTCGCGCCGAGCAACATGCACAAGCTGGTGTTCGAGCTGAAGTTGTTCAAGGCGCGCCGCGCCGCTGAAAAGCGGCTGGAAGCCGACGGCGATGACGAGTTCTACGTCGCGTCGTTGTCGTGCCGGGTTCTGGTCTACAAGGGCTTGGTCATGCCCGAGTACCTACCGGTGTTCTTCCAGGACCTCAAGGCGCCGGATCTGGAAACCGCCATCTGCGTCTTTCACCAGCGCTTCTCCACCAACACGCTGCCGAAGTGGCGGCTGTGTCACCCGTTCCGCTTTCTCGCCCACAACGGCGAGATCAACACCATTGCGGGCAACCGCCAGTGGGCGCAGGCGCGCGCCAGCAAGTTCGAGTGCAAGGACCTTCCCGACATCCGCGAGATCTCACCGCTGGTGAATCCGAAGGGCTCCGACTCGCAGAGTCTCGACAACATGCTTGAAGTGTTGCTCGCCGGCGGCATGGACCTGTTCGCCGCCATGCGCGCACTGATTCCGCCGGCATGGCAAAACGTCGAGAACTTGGCGCCCGACGTGCGCGCCTTCTTTGAGTACAACTCGCTGCAGATGGAGCCGTGGGACGGCCCGGCGGGCGTGGTGCTGACCGATGGCCGGTACGCCGCCTGCACCACCGACCGCAACGGCTTGAGGCCGGCGCGTTACGTCATCACCCGCGACCGCACCATCGTGCTCGCCTCGGAAATGGGCGTGTCGGACTACGACGCTGAAGACGTGGTCGAAAAGGGCCGTCTGCGGCCTGGCCAGATGCTGGCCGTCGACACCGACTCCGGCACCCTGCTGCGCCCGGATGACATCGACCGCCTGCTGGCCGCGCGGCATCCGTACAAGCAGTGGCTGAAGAAGCACCTGCGCCGGCTCGAGGCCAGCCTCAACGACGACCCCGACTCGCTCGACCGTCTGCAGCCGGCCGACATCGCGGTGTACCAAAAGATGTTCGCGCTCACCAACGAAGAGCGCATCGACGTGCTGCGGGTGCTGGCCGAAAGCGGTCAGGAAAGCATCGGCAGCATGGGCGACGACACGCCGTTCGCGGTGCTGTCGGCGCAGATTCGCTCGCCTTACGACTACTTCCGGCAGCAGTTTGCCCAGGTCACCAATCCGGCCATCGACCCGCTGCGCGAGCAGATCGTGATGAGCCTGGAATGCTCGCTGGGCTCGGAAAGCTCGATGTTCGAGGAAACCCCCGAGCGCGCCGCGCGGCTGATGGTCGACTCGCCGGTGCTGTCCGAGGCCAAGTTCCGCAGCCTGCTCGTCGACCCGGTCTACCGCCATGAAGTGATCGACCTGCAATACGACCCGGCAGTGGGCCTCGAAGCGGCAATTCGCGCGGTCTGTGACACCGCCGTGGCCGCCGTGCGTGAGCGCGGCGTGGTCATTTTGGTGCTCTCCGACCGCCGCGTCGAGAAAGGCCTGTTGCCCATCCATGCGCTGTTGGCCACCGGGGCCGTGCACAGCCGCCTGATTGTTGAAGGGCTGCGCTGTGAGTCCAACCTCGCCATCGAGACCGCCACCGCGCGTGACCCGCACCAGTTCGCCTGCCTGATCGGCTACGGCGCCAGCGTGATCTATCCGTATCTGGCCTACGCCTCGCTCTACGACATGCGCGCCAAGGGCGAGCTGTCGACCGCCAAGGACGACGGCGCGCTGACCCAGGCGTACCGCAAAGGCATCAACAAGGGCCTTTACAAAATCATCTCGAAGATGGGCATCTCGACCATCTCGAGCTATCGCGGCGCGCAGTTGTTCGAAACCGTCGGCCTGCACGATGAGGTGGTGGCGCTGTGCTTCGAAGGCACCGTCAACCGCATTCAGGGCGCGCGGTTCAGCGATCTGGAAGCCGACCAGGCGCACCTGGCCAAGGCCGCGTGGAACCCGCGCAAGACGCCCGACCAGGGCGGGCTGATGAAGTTCGTCTTCGACGGCGAGTACCACGCCTACAACCCGGACGTCATTCGCACCCTGCACGAAGCGGTGCAAAGCGGCGACTACGCCGACTACGAAAAGTACGCGTCGCTGGTCAACCACCGGCCGGTCACGGCGGTGCGCGACCTGTTCAAGCTCAAGCTGCTGGACGCACCGCTGCCGGTGGACGAGATCGAGCCGATCGATGCCATCCTCAAGCGCTTCGACTCGGCCGGCATGAGCCTGGGCGCGTTGTCACCCGAAGCCCACGAAGCGCTGGCCACGGCGATGAACCGCCTGGGCGGACGCTCGAACTCGGGCGAAGGCGGCGAAGACCCCGCCCGCTACGGCACCGAGAAGAACTCCAAGATCAAGCAGGTGGCCTCGGGCCGCTTCGGCGTGACGCCTGCGTACCTGTCGAGTGCCGAGGTGTTGCAGATCAAGGTTGCGCAGGGCGCCAAGCCCGGCGAAGGTGGCCAGTTGCCCGGCGACAAGGTCAACGAGCAGATCGCCAAGCTGCGCTACGCCAAGCCCGGCGTGGCGCTGATCTCGCCGCCGCCGCATCACGACATCTACTCCATCGAAGATCTGGCGCAGCTCATCTATGACCTCAAGCAGGTCAATCCCAGCGCGCTGGTGTCGGTGAAGCTGGTGTCCGGCCCCGGCGTGGGCACCATCGCGGCCGGCGTGGCCAAGGCGTATGCCGACCTGATCACCATCTCCGGTTATGACGGCGGCACCGGTGCCAGCCCGCTGACCTCGGTGAAGTACGCCGGTACCCCGTGGGAACTCGGCCTGTCCGAAACCCACCAGACGCTGCGCATGAATGGCCTGCGTGAAAAGGTGCGGGTGCAGACCGACGGCGGCCTGAAAACCGGCGTTGACGTGGTCAAGGCGGCCATTCTCGGCGCCGAGAGCTTCGGCTTCGGCACCGCGCCGATGGTGGCGCTGGGCTGCAAGTACCTGCGCATCTGCCACCTCAACAACTGCGCCACCGGCGTGGCCACGCAGAACAAGGTGCTGCGCCTCAAGCACTTCATCGGCCTGCCCGAAATGGTGATGAACTACTTCAAGTTCGTCGCCGAAGAAACCCGCCAGTTGCTGGCGCAGCTGGGCGTGCGCTCGCTTGCCGAGCTGATCGGCCGCACCGACCTGCTCGACCTGCTGGAAGGTGAGACCGACAAGCAGCGCTCGCTGGACCTGCGGCCCATCCTCGACGGCGCCGGCATGATCTTGCCGTCCAAGCACTTCTGCACCTCGCCCAACCCGCCGTTCGACAAGGGCGAGCTGGCCGAGCAGATGGTCAAGGACTGCCTGCCGACCATCGAGGCCAAAGCCGGGGGCCAGTTCACCTACGCGGTCACCAACCGCGACCGCTCTATCGGCGCGCGGCTGTCGGGTGAAATTGCCAAGCGCCACGGCAACCTGGGCATGAACGACGCGCCCATCACCTTGAAGCTGAGCGGCACTGCCGGTCAGAGCTTCGGCGTGTGGAATGCCGGGGGTCTGAACATGGAGCTTGAAGGCGAAGCCAACGACTACGTCGGCAAGGGCATGGCCGGCGGGCGCATCGTCATCAAGCCGCCGCGCGGCTCCCGTTTCGTGACGCGCCAGGCGGCGATCATCGGCAACACCTGCCTTTATGGCGCCACCGGCGGCACCCTGTATGCGGCCGGCACGGCGGGCGAGCGCTTTGGCGTTCGCAACTCGGGCTGCACGGCCGTCGTCGAAGGCCTGGGTGACCATGGCTGCGAATACATGACCGGCGGCGTGGTCGCGGTGCTCGGCGAGGTCGGCGTCAACTTCGGTGCCGGCATGACCGGCGGCTTCGCGTACATCCTCGATGAAAGCCGCGGCTTCGTGGACCGCTATAACCACGAATTGATCGATATTCACCGTGTGGTGTCGGAGGCCATGGAAGGGCACCAGCACTATCTGCGGCTGCTGATTCGTGACTACGTGGCGGCCACCGGTAGCGACTGGGGCCAGCACATCCTCGATGATTTCCGCGACTTTGTGGGTCGCTTTTGGTTGGTCAAGCCCAAGGCGGCCGAAATCAACTCGTTGATCCACGCGGTCAAGGCTGCGGCTTAA
- a CDS encoding deoxyguanosinetriphosphate triphosphohydrolase has product MMQLAAYAVRPDNGRGRRHEEPAAYPRTEYQRDRDRIIHSSAFRRLEYKTQVFVNHEGDLYRTRLTHSLEVAQIARTLARALGLNEDLCEAISLAHDLGHTPFGHAGQDALNGCMKPWGGFEHNAQSLRVVDVLEDKYAGFAGLNLTFETREGILKHCSAARARTLGDIGERFLKRQQPSLEAQLANLADEIAYHNHDMDDGVRAGLLTLPQLRAVPLFAHHHDEVMARYSQLTPRQERHETIRRIINTLVVDLNAHSRARLDAAGPESLDAVREHGEPLIAFSPEICAQTQAMRQFLHANLYRHPQVHRVMSKAQRVVRELFEAFIADPRLLPASDFATVEAAEAAEGPSGRARCVADYIAGMTDRYALDEHERLFDLRRLR; this is encoded by the coding sequence ATGATGCAGCTCGCCGCCTACGCCGTGCGGCCCGACAACGGCCGTGGCCGGCGGCATGAAGAACCGGCCGCGTATCCGCGCACCGAGTATCAGCGTGACCGCGACCGCATCATCCATTCCTCGGCGTTCCGGCGGCTGGAATACAAGACCCAGGTGTTCGTCAACCACGAGGGCGACCTGTACCGCACCCGACTGACGCACTCGCTCGAAGTGGCGCAAATCGCCCGCACCCTGGCGCGCGCGCTGGGTCTCAACGAGGACCTGTGCGAGGCCATTTCGCTTGCGCACGATCTGGGGCACACGCCGTTCGGCCACGCCGGGCAGGACGCACTCAATGGCTGCATGAAGCCGTGGGGCGGCTTCGAGCACAACGCCCAGAGCCTGCGCGTGGTCGACGTGCTCGAAGACAAATATGCCGGCTTTGCCGGTCTGAACCTGACGTTCGAAACCCGCGAGGGCATCCTCAAACACTGCTCGGCGGCGCGCGCCCGGACCTTGGGCGACATCGGCGAACGCTTCCTGAAGCGTCAGCAACCGTCGCTGGAAGCGCAGTTGGCCAACCTCGCCGACGAAATCGCGTACCACAACCACGACATGGATGACGGCGTGCGCGCCGGCCTCCTGACCTTGCCGCAACTGCGCGCGGTGCCCTTGTTTGCGCATCATCACGACGAGGTGATGGCGCGTTACTCGCAACTCACGCCGCGTCAGGAGCGCCACGAAACCATCCGCCGCATCATCAATACGCTGGTGGTCGACCTCAACGCCCACAGCCGCGCGCGACTCGACGCCGCCGGGCCGGAGAGCCTCGATGCGGTACGCGAGCACGGTGAACCCCTGATCGCCTTCTCACCCGAAATTTGCGCGCAAACGCAGGCCATGCGCCAATTCCTGCACGCCAATCTTTACCGGCATCCGCAGGTGCATAGGGTGATGAGCAAGGCCCAGCGAGTGGTGCGCGAGTTGTTCGAGGCGTTCATTGCTGACCCAAGGCTGCTGCCCGCCAGCGACTTTGCGACCGTCGAGGCGGCCGAGGCGGCAGAAGGGCCAAGTGGCCGCGCGCGTTGCGTCGCCGACTACATTGCGGGCATGACCGACCGTTACGCGCTGGACGAGCACGAGCGTTTGTTCGACCTGCGGCGACTGCGCTAA
- the aroB gene encoding 3-dehydroquinate synthase, whose translation MTQCTVQLGDRSYPIHIAPGLLSQRAPFDVLGDRPCLLLTDENLARLHLPRVQATLGLADDRCLIIPPGELQKSWDQAERLLDALLARHFARDGVLLTLGGGVIGDLGGFVAALYQRGIDFLQIPTTLLAQVDSSVGGKTAVNHPRGKNMIGAFHQPIAVIADLDTLATLPPRELRAGIAEVIKYGLLGDAAFFAWLETHLDALLRLDPDITAQTIAHCCQMKARIVAEDERETVGSGVRALLNLGHTFGHAIETHTGYTEWLHGEAVATGMVMAADCSARMGWITAETADRARDLIARAGLPVKPPPGMTVEGFKALMGHDKKVAKGRLRLVLMRALGQAELTADFDPAALDATLADAIA comes from the coding sequence ATGACGCAGTGCACCGTCCAGTTGGGCGACCGGTCTTACCCCATCCACATTGCGCCAGGCCTGCTGAGCCAGCGCGCGCCCTTCGACGTGCTCGGCGACCGGCCTTGCCTGTTGCTCACCGACGAGAACCTCGCGCGCCTGCATCTGCCGCGCGTGCAAGCCACGCTGGGCCTCGCAGACGACCGTTGCCTGATCATCCCGCCCGGCGAGCTGCAAAAAAGCTGGGACCAGGCCGAGCGGCTACTGGATGCGCTGCTGGCCCGGCACTTCGCCCGCGACGGCGTTTTGCTGACCCTGGGCGGTGGCGTGATCGGCGATCTGGGCGGCTTCGTGGCCGCGCTCTATCAGCGCGGCATCGACTTTCTGCAGATTCCGACAACCTTGCTGGCGCAGGTCGATTCGTCGGTGGGCGGTAAAACAGCGGTCAACCATCCGCGCGGCAAGAACATGATCGGCGCGTTTCACCAGCCCATCGCGGTGATTGCCGACCTCGATACCCTCGCCACCCTGCCGCCGCGCGAGCTGCGTGCCGGGATCGCCGAGGTCATCAAGTACGGCCTCCTCGGCGACGCCGCATTCTTCGCCTGGCTGGAAACACATCTCGATGCCCTGTTGCGGCTCGATCCCGACATCACCGCGCAGACCATCGCCCACTGCTGCCAGATGAAGGCGCGCATCGTCGCCGAGGACGAGCGCGAAACGGTCGGCAGCGGCGTGCGGGCCTTGCTCAACCTGGGCCACACCTTTGGCCACGCCATCGAAACCCACACCGGCTACACCGAGTGGCTGCATGGTGAGGCGGTGGCCACCGGCATGGTCATGGCGGCCGACTGCTCGGCGCGGATGGGCTGGATCACCGCAGAGACCGCCGATCGCGCGCGCGACCTCATCGCCCGCGCCGGCTTGCCGGTCAAGCCGCCACCGGGGATGACCGTCGAGGGCTTCAAGGCGCTCATGGGCCATGACAAGAAAGTCGCCAAAGGCCGGCTGCGGCTGGTGCTGATGCGGGCGCTGGGGCAGGCCGAGCTGACGGCCGACTTCGATCCGGCCGCCCTCGACGCCACCCTCGCCGACGCCATCGCATGA
- a CDS encoding shikimate kinase, with protein sequence MSTERLFLVGPMGAGKTTIGKRLARVRGLRFIDADHELERRLGVDIPFIFEKEGEAGFRQREHDLLVDVVQQAGVVLATGGGAVLWPANRDLLQANGTVIYLHASVRQQAARTAHSHHRPLLNTGEAPSAILSRLFEQRDPLYRQIADLVVETQGRGARALIDEIQSHLAQNVPKRVD encoded by the coding sequence ATGTCCACTGAGCGCTTGTTTCTGGTCGGACCCATGGGCGCCGGCAAAACGACCATTGGCAAACGGCTGGCACGGGTGCGTGGGCTAAGATTCATCGACGCCGATCATGAGCTTGAGCGCCGCCTCGGGGTGGACATTCCGTTTATTTTCGAGAAAGAAGGCGAGGCCGGCTTTCGTCAGCGCGAGCACGACTTGCTGGTCGACGTGGTGCAGCAGGCCGGCGTGGTGCTGGCCACCGGCGGCGGCGCAGTGCTATGGCCGGCCAATCGCGACCTGCTGCAGGCCAACGGCACGGTGATTTACCTGCACGCCAGCGTGCGGCAGCAGGCGGCGCGCACCGCTCACTCACATCACCGGCCGCTGCTCAACACCGGTGAGGCACCGAGCGCGATACTCTCGCGTCTGTTCGAGCAGCGGGACCCGCTGTATCGACAGATTGCCGATCTCGTCGTTGAAACACAGGGTCGTGGCGCGCGGGCGCTGATCGACGAAATCCAATCCCACCTCGCGCAAAACGTCCCAAAACGAGTCGATTGA